A window from Schistosoma haematobium chromosome 1, whole genome shotgun sequence encodes these proteins:
- the ISY1_1 gene encoding NineTeen Complex (NTC) component (EggNog:ENOG410IPY2~COG:S), whose amino-acid sequence MKTSTSEGKRGIQWASRMQLDDLYFADVLALLAQSQQQIQEKTTSVAAVGLNIHKGKSKILRYNTECTNPVTIDGEDLEDVKTFTYLGSIIDEHGGSDADVKARIGKARAAYLQLKNVWNSKQLSTNTKVRIFNASVKTVLLYGAETWRTMKAIIQKVQVFINSCLCKILRIRWPDTISNNVLWERTNQNPVEEEIRKKCWKWIGHTLSQAPNCVTRQAPIWNPQGQQKRGRPKNTLLREMEIDMRKMNKNWTELERKAQDRVG is encoded by the coding sequence atgaagacgtcaacatctgaagggaaacgcgggatacagtgggcatctagaatgcagctggacgatctataCTTCGCAGATGTTCTGGCCCTCCTagcgcaatcgcaacaacaaatacaggagaaaacgaccagtgtagcagcagtaggtctgaatatacacaaagggaaaagcaagattctccgatacaacacagaatgcaccaatccagtcaccattgatggagaagatttggaagatgtaaaaacctttacatatttgggcagcatcattgatgaacatggtgggtctgatgcagatgtgaaagcgcggatcggcaaagcaagagcagcatatttacaactgaagaacgtctggaactcaaaacaactgtcaaccaacaccaaggtcaggattttcaatgcaagtgtcaagacagttctactgtatggggcggaaacctggagaactatgaaagccatcatccagaaggtacaggtgtttattaacagttgtctatgcaaaatacttcggatccgttggccggacactattagcaacaacgtactgtgggaaagaacaaaccagaacccagtggaggaagaaatcagaaagaagtgctggaagtggataggacacacattgagtcaagcacccaactgcgtcacacgACAAGCCcccatatggaatcctcaaggccaacagaaaagaggaagaccaaagaacacattactccgggaaatggagatagacatgagaaaaatgaacaaaaattggacagaactagaaaggaaggcccaggacagagtgggttga